A genomic region of Pseudoxanthomonas suwonensis contains the following coding sequences:
- the rlmD gene encoding 23S rRNA (uracil(1939)-C(5))-methyltransferase RlmD codes for MRHVARFDRTPFQTDILDLSHDGRGVARRDDGKTVFVAGALPGETVIAEPTARSRRFDEARTLEVLTASPERVAPRCPHFGTCGGCVLQHLAEDRQIVAKQRVLLENLERIGKVAPGRVLPPLTADSWGYRRKGRFSVRRVNKKDKTLVGFREQDPRFVADLRECHTTIPEIGMKIEALAALVDGLQAREHIPQIEFIAGDDAIALTVRHLVPLSEPDRAALAGFGREHGFAIFLQPKGIDSVHPLEGEAPALSFRLPQWDVELAFEPADFIQVNARLNEKMIALALEMLDARPEQRVLDLFCGLGNFTLPLARQVREVVGVEGDAGLVARARANAQRNGLENAQFFSADLTQDQRGTPWMRQGFDRLLLDPPRSGADEVLKQLPLQDIERVVYVSCHPGSLARDAGFLVHERGYRLVSAGVIDMFPHTAHVESIALFER; via the coding sequence CTGCGCCACGTGGCCCGATTCGACCGCACTCCATTCCAGACCGACATCCTCGACCTCAGCCACGACGGCCGCGGCGTGGCCCGCCGCGACGACGGCAAGACCGTGTTCGTGGCCGGCGCGCTGCCCGGTGAGACGGTCATTGCCGAGCCCACCGCGCGCAGCCGCCGCTTCGACGAGGCGCGCACGCTGGAGGTGCTCACGGCCTCGCCCGAACGGGTGGCGCCGCGCTGCCCGCACTTCGGCACCTGCGGAGGCTGCGTGCTGCAGCACCTGGCCGAGGACCGCCAGATCGTGGCCAAGCAGCGGGTGCTGCTGGAGAACCTGGAACGGATCGGCAAGGTCGCCCCGGGGCGGGTGCTGCCGCCGCTGACCGCCGACAGCTGGGGCTACCGGCGCAAGGGCCGGTTCTCGGTGCGCCGGGTCAACAAGAAGGACAAGACCCTGGTCGGCTTCCGCGAGCAGGATCCGCGCTTCGTCGCCGACCTGCGCGAATGCCACACCACCATTCCCGAAATCGGGATGAAGATCGAGGCGCTGGCCGCGCTGGTCGACGGCCTGCAGGCACGCGAGCACATCCCGCAGATCGAGTTCATCGCCGGCGACGACGCCATCGCCCTGACCGTGCGCCATCTGGTGCCGCTGTCGGAGCCGGACCGCGCCGCGCTGGCCGGGTTCGGGCGCGAGCACGGTTTCGCGATCTTCCTGCAGCCCAAGGGCATCGACAGTGTGCATCCGCTGGAGGGCGAGGCGCCGGCGCTGTCGTTCCGGCTGCCGCAGTGGGACGTGGAACTGGCGTTCGAGCCGGCGGACTTCATCCAGGTCAACGCGCGGCTCAACGAGAAGATGATCGCGCTGGCGCTGGAGATGCTCGACGCCCGGCCGGAGCAGCGGGTGCTGGACCTGTTCTGCGGGCTGGGCAACTTCACCCTGCCGCTGGCACGGCAGGTACGCGAGGTGGTCGGGGTGGAGGGTGACGCCGGGCTGGTGGCGCGTGCGCGGGCCAATGCGCAGCGCAACGGGCTGGAGAACGCGCAGTTCTTCTCCGCCGACCTGACCCAGGACCAGCGCGGCACGCCATGGATGCGCCAGGGCTTCGACCGTCTGCTGCTGGACCCGCCACGCTCGGGCGCCGACGAGGTGCTCAAGCAGCTGCCGCTGCAGGACATCGAGCGGGTCGTCTACGTGAGTTGCCACCCGGGTTCGCTGGCCCGCGACGCCGGCTTCCTGGTGCACGAGCGCGGTTACCGGCTGGTATCGGCGGGGGTGATAGACATGTTCCCGCACACCGCGCACGTGGAGAGCATCGCGCTGTTCGAGCGCTGA
- a CDS encoding response regulator, translating into MPRILLVEDDTISQAYFRAVLEALPAAVDTVATQACALARAESSRHDLWLIDLTLPDGSGIDLLRRLRARWPQSPPALAHTADADPAVRAPALHAGFREVLVKPLATAELAGAVRSALAEAGGLPDWDNAAAAVALNHDPANIQALRRLFLEELPGARDEVLRSARRGDAGALRARLHRLQAGCGLVGARRLGAAVELLRRTPESRTALERFDHAARDLLG; encoded by the coding sequence GTGCCGAGGATCCTGCTGGTCGAGGACGACACGATCAGCCAGGCCTATTTCCGCGCCGTGCTCGAGGCGCTGCCCGCCGCGGTCGACACGGTCGCGACCCAGGCCTGCGCGCTGGCGCGGGCCGAATCCAGCCGCCACGACCTGTGGCTGATCGACCTGACCCTGCCCGACGGCTCCGGCATCGACCTGCTGCGCCGGCTGCGGGCGCGCTGGCCGCAATCGCCGCCGGCGCTGGCGCATACCGCCGACGCCGACCCCGCCGTCCGCGCCCCGGCGCTGCACGCTGGGTTCCGCGAGGTGCTGGTCAAGCCGCTGGCGACCGCCGAACTGGCCGGCGCGGTGCGCAGCGCGCTGGCCGAAGCCGGTGGCCTGCCCGACTGGGACAACGCCGCCGCCGCGGTCGCGCTCAACCACGATCCGGCCAACATCCAGGCGCTGCGCCGGCTGTTTCTGGAGGAACTGCCCGGCGCCCGCGACGAGGTGCTGCGCAGCGCGCGGCGCGGCGACGCTGGCGCCCTGCGCGCGCGCCTGCACCGGCTGCAGGCCGGCTGCGGCCTGGTCGGCGCGCGCCGGCTCGGCGCGGCGGTGGAACTGCTGCGGCGCACGCCGGAGTCGCGCACCGCGCTGGAGCGCTTCGACCACGCCGCGCGCGACCTGCTTGGCTGA